A single genomic interval of Streptomyces graminofaciens harbors:
- a CDS encoding bifunctional 3-(3-hydroxy-phenyl)propionate/3-hydroxycinnamic acid hydroxylase, whose translation MPTTSAAPPAPRPDVLIVGAGPTGLTAAHLLGSRGVRVLLVERNATTSDDAKAISLDDESLRTLQSADGLDEAVYPILVPGTGTKYFGIGGRPLLHARGTGDQRFGHPFKNPFAQPDLERVLREQLRRLPSVDVRFDTRLTALVTQHPDQVRVSLRTGGEDGPTEELDVSYVLGCDGGRSTVRDLLSIPMEGRSFPDVWLVVDTLQDTHDQRYGMHHGDPGRPVVIVAGRDGRCRYEFRLKPGECEPGTPPPFALVRGLLRPYREITPEQVERAVAYGFHALLADRLRGGRCFLLGDAAHMMPPFAGQGLNSGVRDAANLCWKIAEVLAGRADDTLLDTYDTERRPHARAVIDLSVRLGRIVMTTSRPRALLRDVLVRTAMRIPPGRRYLTEMRYRPDTRVRSGAVVPAHGPGRELVGTMLPQPRVLRGRHHRLTRLDDVLGQGWSLLGIGVSDTDWVAVARAGLPDATAVDVFLDDRAPRDRAGRTGIADADGRLEALFAGVTRHFVLVRPDRLVAAVFTPDRAQYVGAELRRFAARPLTATVPPAPVLDSLPEIQHDSPGVPR comes from the coding sequence GTGCCCACGACATCCGCGGCACCACCGGCCCCGCGACCCGACGTACTCATCGTGGGCGCCGGCCCGACCGGGCTGACGGCCGCCCATCTGCTGGGCTCGCGGGGCGTACGCGTGCTGCTGGTGGAACGCAACGCCACCACCAGCGACGACGCCAAGGCGATCAGCCTCGACGACGAGTCGCTGCGCACGCTCCAGTCAGCCGACGGCCTCGACGAGGCGGTCTACCCGATCCTCGTGCCGGGCACCGGGACGAAGTACTTCGGCATCGGCGGACGGCCGCTCCTGCACGCCCGCGGCACCGGCGACCAGCGCTTCGGGCACCCCTTCAAGAACCCCTTCGCCCAGCCCGACCTGGAGCGCGTGCTGCGCGAGCAGCTGCGCCGCCTCCCCAGCGTCGACGTCCGCTTCGACACCCGCCTGACAGCCCTCGTCACCCAGCACCCCGACCAGGTGCGCGTGTCGCTGCGGACCGGCGGGGAGGACGGGCCGACCGAGGAGTTGGACGTCTCGTACGTCCTCGGCTGCGACGGCGGCCGCAGCACCGTACGCGACCTGCTGTCCATCCCCATGGAAGGGCGCAGCTTCCCCGATGTGTGGCTCGTGGTCGACACCCTCCAGGACACGCACGACCAGCGCTACGGCATGCACCACGGCGACCCGGGCCGCCCCGTCGTCATCGTCGCCGGACGGGACGGCCGTTGCCGCTACGAGTTCCGCCTGAAGCCGGGCGAGTGCGAACCCGGCACACCGCCCCCCTTCGCCCTGGTGCGCGGGCTCCTGCGGCCCTACCGGGAGATCACACCCGAGCAGGTCGAGCGGGCCGTCGCCTACGGCTTCCACGCGCTGCTCGCCGACCGCCTGCGCGGGGGCCGCTGCTTCCTGCTCGGCGACGCCGCGCACATGATGCCGCCGTTCGCCGGGCAGGGCCTCAACTCCGGTGTACGGGACGCGGCCAACCTCTGCTGGAAGATCGCCGAGGTCCTGGCGGGCCGGGCCGACGACACACTGCTCGACACGTACGACACCGAGCGGCGCCCCCACGCCCGGGCCGTGATCGACCTCTCCGTACGGCTCGGCCGGATCGTGATGACCACCAGCCGCCCCCGCGCCCTGCTGCGCGATGTGCTGGTGCGCACGGCCATGCGCATCCCGCCGGGGCGCCGCTATCTCACCGAGATGCGCTACCGCCCCGACACCCGAGTCAGATCGGGAGCCGTCGTCCCCGCTCACGGCCCGGGCCGTGAGCTCGTCGGCACGATGCTGCCGCAGCCGAGGGTGCTGCGCGGGCGGCATCATCGCCTCACTCGGCTAGACGACGTCCTCGGACAGGGCTGGAGCCTGCTGGGGATCGGCGTGAGCGACACCGACTGGGTGGCCGTCGCGCGGGCCGGCCTCCCCGACGCCACCGCCGTGGACGTCTTCCTGGACGACCGCGCACCGCGCGACCGTGCCGGCCGGACGGGGATCGCCGACGCCGACGGCCGGCTCGAGGCCCTCTTCGCCGGAGTCACGAGGCACTTCGTCCTCGTACGCCCCGACCGTCTGGTGGCAGCCGTGTTCACCCCCGACCGGGCCCAGTACGTCGGCGCGGAGCTGCGGCGCTTCGCCGCCCGCCCCCTCACGGCCACCGTCCCTCCCGCCCCCGTCCTCGATTCCCTCCCCGAGATCCAGCACGACTCCCCAGGAGTACCCCGATGA
- a CDS encoding MFS transporter, translating to MTRSDAGRAAAPADAEGPPSLGRATLIAACLAICVAQIGIPLASPIIGEIQRDFGASAAALAWIPAAFILPTAILELNFGVLGDLFGRKRLLVLGGLLITAGALVVATSGTLTQLIAGQALAGLGAAAIFPSSLAVVVAGTPEPAARARALSYWAVSLAFGAMIAPLISGFTAEHTDWHWAYVPLAVVGLVTAAVSARCVVDSREPAGRGLDWPGQITVAVSLLALLYAVIEGANDGYTATHIVLAFAIALAAFVGFLVAERKSRAPMLRLELFRNPSFAAAAAIGLLAMFGFIGTAYALSIKLETVYHLSPLTAALPFALIQAIPLVLTPVLPKLLQRVHPRALLVGGLLSLAAGEIWMALLPGDATDLASMTGPILLLGIGFITMFSALTAVAVGAVDIRHAGMASAVTSLVRETGQALGPAIVSAVALGTASSALAAKLGAAKLPAEAMGVASAVNADGGAIAVANADLGGLSRTLVPLAREALETGLDLGLYLCAGASVVAALIAVLALRHRTAADVPGGAEAADTSVAQADTAAPSASPLPSH from the coding sequence ATGACCCGTTCCGATGCCGGGAGAGCCGCCGCCCCGGCCGACGCCGAGGGCCCACCGTCGCTGGGCCGCGCCACCCTGATCGCCGCATGCCTGGCAATCTGCGTGGCCCAGATCGGCATCCCGCTCGCGTCCCCGATCATCGGAGAGATCCAGCGGGACTTCGGGGCGTCGGCCGCCGCGCTCGCCTGGATCCCCGCGGCGTTCATCCTGCCGACGGCCATCCTGGAGCTGAACTTCGGCGTTCTCGGCGACCTCTTCGGACGCAAACGCCTGCTCGTCCTCGGCGGACTGCTGATCACGGCCGGCGCCCTGGTCGTCGCCACCTCGGGCACCCTGACCCAGCTCATCGCCGGCCAGGCGCTCGCCGGCCTCGGCGCCGCAGCGATCTTCCCCTCCTCGCTGGCAGTGGTCGTCGCGGGCACCCCGGAACCCGCCGCCCGCGCGCGGGCCCTGTCGTACTGGGCCGTCAGCCTGGCGTTCGGCGCCATGATCGCCCCGCTGATCAGCGGGTTCACCGCCGAGCACACCGACTGGCACTGGGCCTACGTACCGCTCGCGGTGGTCGGCCTGGTCACCGCGGCCGTCAGCGCCCGGTGCGTCGTCGACTCCCGAGAGCCGGCCGGGCGCGGACTCGACTGGCCGGGCCAGATCACCGTCGCCGTGTCCCTGCTGGCGCTGCTCTACGCCGTCATCGAGGGCGCCAACGACGGCTACACCGCGACGCACATCGTGCTCGCCTTCGCGATCGCCCTCGCCGCCTTCGTGGGCTTCCTCGTCGCGGAGCGCAAGTCACGGGCGCCGATGCTGCGGCTGGAACTCTTCCGGAACCCCTCCTTCGCCGCGGCCGCCGCCATCGGACTGCTCGCCATGTTCGGCTTCATCGGCACCGCCTACGCACTGAGCATCAAGCTGGAGACCGTCTACCACCTCTCCCCGCTGACGGCCGCCCTGCCCTTCGCTCTCATCCAGGCGATCCCGCTGGTGCTCACCCCCGTCCTGCCGAAGCTGCTGCAGCGGGTGCACCCTCGTGCCCTGCTCGTCGGCGGTCTGCTGTCCCTCGCGGCGGGCGAGATCTGGATGGCGCTGCTGCCGGGCGACGCCACGGACCTGGCGTCCATGACCGGGCCCATCCTGCTGCTGGGGATCGGCTTCATCACGATGTTCTCCGCGCTGACGGCCGTCGCGGTCGGCGCCGTCGACATCCGGCACGCCGGTATGGCCAGCGCCGTCACCAGCCTCGTCCGCGAGACCGGGCAGGCCCTCGGCCCCGCGATCGTCAGCGCCGTCGCCCTCGGTACGGCGAGCAGCGCACTCGCCGCGAAGCTCGGCGCCGCGAAGCTTCCCGCCGAGGCCATGGGCGTGGCCAGTGCCGTCAACGCGGACGGGGGCGCGATCGCGGTCGCCAACGCCGATCTCGGCGGGCTGTCGCGCACCCTGGTCCCGCTGGCCCGCGAGGCCCTCGAAACGGGCCTCGATCTCGGCCTGTACCTCTGCGCCGGTGCCAGCGTGGTGGCCGCGCTCATCGCCGTACTCGCTCTGCGGCACCGTACGGCCGCGGACGTACCGGGCGGCGCGGAAGCGGCCGACACCTCCGTGGCGCAAGCGGATACCGCCGCCCCGTCGGCCAGCCCACTGCCCAGCCACTGA
- a CDS encoding VOC family protein: protein MAITGLGHTGFWVDDLVKMRDFYSRVLGLTVTDEDEERGIVFFSSRPDEEHHEFVLQRGRTAPPGAKLTHQVSWRVDTLESIIGFHHRFRAEGIDVQQEVTHGNAIGIYFFDPEGNRNEVYLRLERDVRQPFRKTIDLDQDPADVLAEAERLLTEGGPAYQPVQ from the coding sequence ATGGCGATCACTGGACTCGGTCACACCGGCTTCTGGGTCGACGACCTGGTGAAGATGCGCGACTTCTACTCCCGCGTCCTGGGGCTGACCGTCACCGACGAGGACGAGGAGCGGGGCATCGTGTTCTTCTCCTCGCGCCCCGACGAGGAGCACCACGAGTTCGTCCTGCAGCGGGGCCGCACCGCCCCTCCCGGCGCCAAGCTCACCCACCAGGTCTCGTGGCGCGTGGACACCCTGGAGTCGATCATCGGCTTCCACCACCGGTTCCGTGCCGAAGGCATCGACGTCCAGCAGGAAGTCACCCACGGCAACGCGATCGGGATCTACTTCTTCGACCCCGAGGGCAACCGCAACGAGGTCTACCTCCGGCTGGAGCGTGACGTGCGCCAGCCCTTCCGCAAGACCATCGACCTCGACCAGGACCCGGCGGACGTGCTCGCCGAGGCCGAACGGCTACTGACCGAAGGCGGCCCCGCCTACCAGCCGGTCCAGTAA
- a CDS encoding polysaccharide deacetylase family protein has protein sequence MHRRLVISVATAALCGSTLVGTATSASAATPLAVDCRKVKCVALTFDDGPVVDTKRLLGILNDRNVRGTFYLVGKNVQKYPSTVRDAALAGHQIGNHSWDHADLTKLTTAKIKSQLSRTDTAIKAATGKKPSTLRAPYGAHNAAVRNAAGRPLVHWSVDTLDWKYRDTARLIRYVNAETRPGDIVLMHDIHKTTVDAVPGIIKALKARGFHFVTVDELFAPTKLPSGKVTYHNRAAYRP, from the coding sequence ATGCACCGACGCCTCGTCATCTCCGTCGCCACCGCCGCCCTTTGCGGCTCCACGCTCGTCGGCACCGCCACATCCGCCTCCGCCGCCACACCTCTGGCCGTCGACTGCCGCAAGGTGAAGTGCGTCGCGCTCACCTTCGACGACGGGCCGGTCGTCGACACGAAGCGGCTGCTGGGCATCCTGAACGACCGGAACGTCAGAGGGACCTTCTACCTGGTCGGCAAGAACGTCCAGAAGTACCCGTCGACGGTGCGCGACGCGGCGCTCGCCGGCCACCAGATAGGCAACCACAGCTGGGACCACGCCGACCTGACCAAGCTCACCACCGCGAAGATCAAGTCGCAGCTCTCCCGCACGGACACGGCGATCAAGGCGGCGACCGGCAAGAAGCCCAGCACCCTCCGCGCCCCGTACGGCGCCCACAACGCGGCTGTTCGCAATGCCGCCGGGCGACCGCTGGTGCACTGGAGCGTCGACACCCTCGACTGGAAGTACCGCGACACCGCCCGGCTCATCAGGTACGTCAACGCGGAGACCAGGCCCGGGGACATCGTCCTCATGCACGACATCCACAAGACGACGGTCGACGCGGTACCGGGGATCATCAAGGCCCTCAAGGCCCGCGGCTTCCACTTCGTGACCGTCGACGAACTCTTCGCCCCGACCAAGCTGCCTTCCGGCAAGGTCACCTACCACAACCGCGCGGCGTACCGCCCGTGA
- a CDS encoding IclR family transcriptional regulator, with product MSGTASPSYRDRNSTADRALDILTMFDDTHLVVSGTAVAERLGVARSTAYRYLQSLVAGRFLEEAPGGGFRLGLRVLEIARLARRSYGLSEVALPSMEALAEEAHETVLLTRRAGDLVVCVDRAESTRAVRISYERGSTLPINAGASALVLLAWSPDDEARRLLEAAELRRFTPATLTDVDALMERLGRIRRIGYSVTRGELDPDVVGIAAPIRDANKQVVAAVSVAALASRVYPEAETEIAQKVLATAQQISDRMAVVAG from the coding sequence ATGTCAGGAACAGCGTCCCCCAGCTACCGCGACCGCAACTCCACCGCCGACCGGGCGCTCGACATCCTGACCATGTTCGACGACACCCACCTCGTCGTCTCCGGCACCGCCGTGGCGGAACGGCTCGGCGTCGCCCGCTCCACCGCGTACCGCTATCTGCAGAGCCTGGTCGCCGGGCGCTTCCTGGAGGAGGCGCCCGGCGGCGGCTTCCGGCTCGGCCTGCGCGTACTGGAGATCGCCCGGCTGGCCCGCCGCAGCTACGGCCTCTCCGAGGTCGCGCTGCCGTCGATGGAGGCCCTGGCCGAAGAAGCGCACGAGACCGTGCTGCTGACCCGGCGCGCCGGGGACCTGGTGGTGTGCGTGGACCGCGCGGAGAGCACCCGCGCGGTACGCATCTCCTACGAGCGTGGCAGCACGCTGCCGATCAACGCCGGCGCCTCCGCCCTCGTCCTGCTGGCCTGGAGCCCGGACGACGAGGCCCGCAGGCTGCTGGAGGCCGCCGAGCTGCGCCGCTTCACCCCGGCCACCCTCACCGACGTCGACGCCCTGATGGAACGCCTCGGCCGGATCCGCCGCATCGGCTACTCCGTCACCCGCGGCGAACTCGACCCCGACGTCGTGGGCATCGCCGCGCCGATCCGGGACGCGAACAAGCAGGTCGTCGCGGCGGTGAGCGTGGCCGCCCTCGCCTCCCGGGTCTACCCGGAGGCGGAGACGGAGATCGCCCAGAAGGTCCTGGCCACCGCCCAGCAGATCAGCGACCGGATGGCCGTCGTCGCCGGGTGA
- a CDS encoding fumarylacetoacetate hydrolase family protein gives MRLSTVRVTDDRRTAAARQEGDELVLLPYSDVGALLAAGDDWQVRAAATDGERLPLSEASLAPLVPHPNKIVCLGLNYATHIKEMGRATPAHPTLFAKYDGSLIGAHDDIHMPPVSDDLDWEAELGVVIGRGGRHIPREKALEHVAGYTVANDVTVRDWQHRTREFLSGKTFEATTPVGPTLVTPDELPPGASGLTISCGVDGHTMQQSNTADLLFDVADTIAYVSTIITLLPGDLILTGTPGGVGAGHDPKVFLRPGQELVTTVEGVGELRNTVVKDRL, from the coding sequence ATGAGACTCAGCACCGTCCGTGTCACCGACGACCGCCGGACCGCCGCCGCCCGGCAGGAAGGCGACGAACTCGTCCTGCTGCCCTACTCCGACGTCGGCGCTCTGCTCGCCGCCGGTGACGACTGGCAGGTACGGGCGGCCGCCACGGACGGCGAGCGCCTGCCCCTGTCGGAGGCGTCACTCGCCCCGCTCGTCCCCCATCCCAACAAGATCGTCTGCCTGGGCCTGAACTACGCCACCCACATCAAGGAGATGGGCCGCGCGACCCCCGCGCACCCGACCCTGTTCGCCAAGTACGACGGCTCCCTGATCGGCGCCCACGACGACATCCACATGCCGCCGGTCAGCGACGACCTCGACTGGGAAGCCGAACTCGGCGTCGTCATAGGGCGCGGCGGCCGTCACATCCCGCGCGAGAAGGCCCTGGAGCACGTGGCCGGCTACACGGTCGCCAACGACGTGACCGTGCGCGACTGGCAGCACCGCACCCGGGAGTTCCTCTCCGGCAAGACCTTCGAGGCCACCACCCCTGTCGGGCCCACGCTCGTCACCCCCGACGAACTCCCGCCCGGCGCCTCCGGCCTGACCATCTCGTGCGGTGTCGACGGCCACACCATGCAGCAGTCCAACACCGCCGACCTGCTCTTCGACGTGGCCGACACCATCGCCTACGTCAGCACCATCATCACGCTGCTGCCCGGCGACCTGATCCTCACCGGCACCCCGGGCGGGGTGGGCGCCGGCCACGACCCGAAGGTCTTCCTGCGGCCCGGCCAGGAACTCGTCACCACCGTGGAGGGCGTCGGGGAACTGCGCAACACCGTCGTCAAGGACCGGCTGTAA
- a CDS encoding alpha/beta hydrolase, with the protein MPASTRPRTPRTPRTPRTRLRVALVALATLASAALTTLPSTAAQVDSPVSGHLTGTLADGATWVADVPEDWNGTLLLFSHGFGPLVARNAPTDAVRTALLAEGYAMAGSSYDPNGSMWALNSAERDQFATVDAVTAKIGKPSRTLAIGNSMGGLVNAQLARDGGGRIDGALGQCGLVAGGTDLNNYQLDAEYTIARLLLPGQDVKLVRFGTSAEASATADLLTKAVTAAQGTPQGRARIALAAAYLNLPAWAPGKDRPAATDWAGQQEQQYAWFAQGILSFVEGGRYAIEQSVGGNASWNRGVDYARLLADSAHAPQVRALYKAAGLDLRADLRTLTAGATITADPAAVRTAQRTSSAGQGLDVPLLNIHTTADNLVPVEQESRFAARVRASGDGALLRQAYVERQGHCTFTTAETVAALHALEHRVETGHWDDVATPAALQKAATELGLGGAAYAPYRPAPLTVGRDGSAHRTQH; encoded by the coding sequence ATGCCTGCCAGCACCCGTCCCCGCACCCCCCGCACCCCCCGCACTCCCCGTACTCGTCTGCGTGTCGCCCTCGTCGCCCTGGCCACGCTGGCATCCGCCGCGCTCACCACCCTCCCCTCCACGGCCGCCCAGGTGGACTCGCCGGTCAGCGGCCACCTCACCGGCACCCTCGCCGACGGCGCCACCTGGGTCGCCGACGTCCCCGAGGACTGGAACGGCACCCTGCTGCTGTTCAGCCACGGCTTCGGCCCCCTGGTCGCCAGGAACGCTCCCACCGACGCCGTACGCACCGCGCTGCTCGCCGAGGGCTACGCGATGGCCGGGTCGTCGTACGACCCCAACGGCTCGATGTGGGCACTGAACAGCGCCGAACGAGACCAGTTCGCCACCGTCGACGCCGTCACCGCGAAGATCGGCAAGCCGTCGCGCACGCTGGCCATCGGCAATTCGATGGGCGGACTCGTCAACGCGCAGCTGGCCCGGGACGGCGGCGGGCGCATCGACGGCGCGCTCGGTCAGTGCGGCCTGGTCGCGGGCGGCACGGACCTGAACAACTACCAGCTGGACGCCGAGTACACCATCGCCCGTCTGCTGCTGCCCGGACAGGACGTGAAACTCGTACGGTTCGGCACCTCCGCCGAGGCCTCCGCCACCGCCGACCTGCTCACCAAGGCGGTCACCGCCGCCCAGGGCACCCCGCAGGGCCGCGCCCGGATCGCGCTGGCCGCCGCCTACCTCAACCTGCCCGCCTGGGCGCCCGGGAAGGACCGGCCCGCCGCGACCGACTGGGCGGGCCAGCAGGAGCAGCAGTACGCGTGGTTCGCGCAGGGCATCCTCTCGTTCGTCGAGGGCGGCCGGTACGCCATAGAGCAGTCCGTCGGCGGCAACGCCTCCTGGAACCGGGGCGTCGACTACGCCCGCCTGCTCGCCGATTCCGCACACGCGCCCCAGGTCCGCGCCCTCTACAAGGCGGCCGGCCTCGACCTGCGCGCCGACCTGCGCACGCTGACCGCGGGCGCCACGATCACCGCCGACCCGGCCGCCGTCCGCACCGCGCAGCGGACGTCCTCCGCGGGCCAGGGACTCGACGTGCCGTTGCTCAACATCCACACCACCGCCGACAACCTGGTTCCGGTGGAGCAGGAGAGCCGTTTCGCCGCCCGTGTGCGGGCCTCGGGCGACGGCGCGCTGCTGCGGCAGGCGTACGTCGAGCGGCAGGGCCACTGCACGTTCACCACCGCCGAGACGGTGGCCGCCCTGCACGCGCTCGAACACCGCGTCGAAACCGGCCACTGGGACGACGTCGCGACCCCGGCCGCGCTCCAGAAGGCCGCCACCGAGCTCGGTCTGGGCGGGGCGGCGTACGCCCCCTACCGCCCGGCACCGCTGACGGTCGGCCGCGACGGGTCGGCGCACCGCACTCAGCACTGA